The Pseudoxanthomonas sp. CF385 region ACGCGAAGGACCACCGCACGATCGGTGTCGGCGCCGGCCAGATGAGCCGCGTCTACTCGGCGCGCATCGCCGGCATCAAGGCCGCGGACGCGAACCTTGTGGTCGAGGGCTCGGTGATGGCCAGCGATGCGTTCTTCCCGTTCCGCGACGGCATCGACGCCGCCGCCGCCGCCGGCATCAAGGCGGTGATCCAGCCCGGCGGGTCGATGCGCGACAGCGAAGTGATCGCGGCGGCCGACGAACACGGCATCGCGATGGTGTTCACCGGCGTGCGGCACTTCCGGCATTGATGCGTCAGAACCCGATCCATGATCGCGTCGTCCGGGCGGCCTTGTTGTCGGCGGCGCTCGTGCTGGCCGGATGCCAGGACTCGGGCGATGGCCTGGCGCAGGCGCGCGACGCCATCGCCCGTGGGTTGCCGGCCCCTTACTTCGAAGACCTCGTGACCGAGTCCGTCGCGATCGACGGACACCGCCTGGTGTTTCTTGTGCGCAGCCCCACGGGCGATGCCGTGAAGACCCGCCAGGCGCCTGGATTCGACGCCCTGCGCGACAGCGAGCAACGCGAAATGCAGACGCTCTGTTCGTTGCCGGCCATACAACCCCTGATCGGCACGGAGGCCGTGCTGGTACGCCGCTTCGTCGACCAAAACGGCACGCTGTTCTTTGAAACCGAACTCCCCGCACGCGAGTGCCCCGCCCCACCGGCGTGATGGCCGGTTCTGCCTGAGGAAATTCCCGTGAAAGTCCTGGTCATCGGTGCCGGCGGTCGCGAACACGCGCTGGCGTGGAAACTGGCGCAGTCGCCGCGCGTGGATGAGGTGCTCGTCGCACCGGGCAATGCGGGCACCGCGACGGAAGCCAAGTGCCGCAACGTGGCCATCAAGGTCACCGATATCGAAGGCCTGCTCGCACTCGCGCAGGACGAAGGCGTGGGCCTGACCGTGGTCGGTCCGGAAGTGCCGCTGGTGGCGGGCGTGGTGGACCGGTTCCGCCTGGCCGGCCAACGCATCTTCGGCCCCACTGCCGCCGCCGCGCAGCTGGAAGGCAGCAAGGCGTTCGCGAAGGACTTCCTCGCGCGCCACGGCATTCCCACGGCGTTCTATGCGGTGCATACCGATGTCGACGCCGCGCTCGCCTACGTGCGCGACAAGGGCGCCCCCATCGTGGTGAAGGCCGACGGGCTGGCCGCGGGCAAGGGCGTCATCGTGGCGATGACGCTGGACGAAGCCGAAGCCGCGGTGCGCGACATGCTGTCGGGCAATGCCTTCGGCGACGCCGGCGCACGGGTGGTGATCGAGGAATTCCTCGAGGGCGAGGAAGCGAGCTTCATCAGCATGGTCGACGGCACCACCGCGCTGCCGATGGCCACCAGCCAGGACCACAAGCGCGTCGGCGACGGCGACACCGGCCCCAATACCGGCGGCATGGGTGCGTAT contains the following coding sequences:
- the purD gene encoding phosphoribosylamine--glycine ligase, producing the protein MKVLVIGAGGREHALAWKLAQSPRVDEVLVAPGNAGTATEAKCRNVAIKVTDIEGLLALAQDEGVGLTVVGPEVPLVAGVVDRFRLAGQRIFGPTAAAAQLEGSKAFAKDFLARHGIPTAFYAVHTDVDAALAYVRDKGAPIVVKADGLAAGKGVIVAMTLDEAEAAVRDMLSGNAFGDAGARVVIEEFLEGEEASFISMVDGTTALPMATSQDHKRVGDGDTGPNTGGMGAYSPAPVVTPEVHARVMREVVNPTVQGMIADGVPFTGFLYAGLMIDHTGAPKVIEFNVRFGDPETQPVMLRLQSDLVDLVEAAIEGRLDRTQAQWDPRPSLGVVMAAAPYPETPVTGDVIAGLDDVPATAKVFHAGTALDAEGRVVSAGGRVLCVAALGASVSDAQRQAYAGVEKVRWTNAFHRTDIGWRAIAREQGTA